The Lolium rigidum isolate FL_2022 chromosome 2, APGP_CSIRO_Lrig_0.1, whole genome shotgun sequence genomic interval CGTTGCCCGCGCTTTACCGCCACTCCAGCTCTGCCAACCACCCCGCACAGACCATCGTTTGCGAGAAGCCCACCGCCGGTTTCGTGCCCAGTTTTGGGGCTGAGGAGGTATATAACTATATATACTTTCGCTAGTTTCATGATCATATAAGTGCagatgaaaaagaggaaataTTTACCCATACATGACTTTTATTTCTCTTCCTAATCAGGTGAGCACCTCGGTGACGATGAGAGCTGGCTTTGAGGGTGCTAGCTGTAATGGTCATTCCGGTACATGGTATGTGCAgtgagaggatgccatggatgtTTTTGTTACTAGTCTTGTTAGTTGTTATGTTCATGAGATAGTCATTTTTCTCCAAAAGTAAGAGATTTAGTCTTTTTTAGGGTTTCATGTCATTGGTGTGTGTGTGAGGTTACAGGTGGAGGGGTTCCATGGCAGGGGAGAAGGGGAAGATGAagctgaggaggaagatgagggagCCGAGGTTCTGCTTCCAGACCAGAAGCGACGTTGATGTTCTGGATGATGGATACAAGTGGAGGAAATACGGGCAGAAGGTTGTCAAGAACAGTCTACATCCCAGGTATACTTCTACAAGCAATTAAGAATCCCATACTTTCGTGTTAACTGTATCCACGAAGTCCCCAGCCCCTTTTTCtgtcactgtatcgggaagaagCTCGTAAAACTTAATTAAAGTGATATGGCTACCGCACAGTATGTGGTAGAGAAGTAAGCCATACGATCTTTTGTCTTGTGACTAGCTGGCTGGGAGATCCTTGATGGAAGAAGATGTGAACTTCTAATGGTCGAGTTCTCTTAATTTTGCGTGTGAGCAAGCAAATGCatcttgcgaaacacagtacgtaCAAACGTAGACACTCATAAATACATATATAGTCAGTCACACATATGCATGTATACCTTACCTTTTTtagcacctccgagagactgaaTCCAAGAAACTAATTAGAAAACGCGCCTCCTACTGCAACAATATTTCGTTTTTATGAGACATTAAAGTGTTAAACCTGTGGTTTGAACTGTGCTGAGTTAGGAGTGCTAgtacctcctaaccatccaacccagGTTGGTTCTCAAGAAAATGCATTTGTTGGGTACACAATCGTAACTAGCTAGTCAGTTCATGCAGTTCAGTTGTTTTGAACTTGCATATGATCATACATGTCAAATACCCGGTTTTGGAGTGAATACGGTGCTACTTGCTTTCACATAGTAAAGTTTCTAAGAGAAGTAAGGTGGTGGTGTGGAAAAGCAATGGCATTATGGCAGAGGAGATTGAGGAAAAGATATCATCTTGCACAAACGCACAAACTTGcgagctactccctccgatctcttttaattgactcaaatttagtatatttttatactaaatttgagttaTTTAAAAGGGATTAGAGAGTAGTTAGCTGCATGCGATAAAGCTGCACAGATCACTAAACAATGGTATCAGATGTAGTTATGTAGACACCCATGCATGTCTGAAGTTCTCCAGTTAACTTTCCTGTGCTAGCTATATGCATGTAGCCATATACATGTCATCATGAGATATTTTCATCTTTGTATCTGTGTGTAAATTAAGGTAGTTATATAGTAGTGTGCTCCATTGGTTATTGCTATATGGTGATAGCATCAAGTAGTACTTCATCAGTCCGTCCTGCATAGCCGTTATCCTTTGATGGCGGCTGCGGAATATGAAAAGAACAATTAATCGGGATTCATGATCTATGACAAATGGGGAAAAACATCAGTAGTAGCTAGACGCCTGTGCATGCGTGCTCGGCCTCCTACATATATGCGCGGGGACAAATGGAACGGACACTTTAAGATCATTGTGTTCCTTCAGGGTTTCAGATTCAGAGTTCAGACACACAGCCAGCTAGTAGCTCAGTGCGCCATATATAGGTCTGGGACTGGGAAGCTTGGTTTTCAGCAAACTGTGTACTGGCTAATCATTTGTCTTCGATCTCCGCTAGAGAAAATATATGCAATATTCTGATCATCTTTGAAAGTGAATGCGAAACAATGCAATAATGTATGAACTGTTCTAATCTACTACTAAAGAGGAACCATTTTTTGAACAGAAAAAGTTCGTTATCAAGTTCAGCAGACATCATATTCGAAAAAAAAGTTCAGCAGACATcataaatattctcgaaattgacaTGAGCTAATTAACAAAAGAAAAGAGATCCTCTGAACATTATGGAAATTGGCATGCAGGAGCTACTTCAGGTGCACCCACAGCAACTGCCGCGTGAAGAAGCGTGTGGAGAGGCTTTCGACCGACTGCCGCATGGTGATTACCACGTACGAGGGGCGCCACACGCACTCCCCATGCGAcgacacctcctcctccggcgaccacaccACCACCTGCTTCAGCTCCTTCTAGGTCACAGAAGAGATCAAGCAAGCAAGCAGCAAAGTGCATAGATCCATCGAAACTCGGTAAATCTTCCCTGCACGGGAGGTTCCATGCATGTTTATCCAACGATTTACCTAGTTGCGAGGTTTAGGATTCATGCTGCACGGTTTCGCTCAGTTTCATTGTATTTCGAGATTCTGAATTGAATTGGTATGCAATATTGCCTAAAGAGTTTGACATGCAATAAAACATGGTGAACCGGTGCACGGAAGAAAGACATTTCCCTAGATCCATCGCCTAGTTCCTTATTTTTGATGGATGGAGAATGAAGCGGTGTACTGTAGGATGTACGCATGCGACCGTTCAGAAGCACTAGCACCACTCGGACGATCATGCGGCTCAGGTAACCAAACTAGCGGTTTTCTTTTTCATGAATGCGAGAAACGGGAAACATGGTCCTATCTATTTCAGTGTACGTGCATGCAGTTCTGGTAGGCAGTAAAGTTACTCCTTTCTATGTGCGCATGTGACTACCTAGGTGCACGGTTAACAAATttagcagcagctgctgctaGCAGGAGAGCACTAAAGCCAGTGACCACTGCGCAGGTGAATTGATCTGGTTGGCCGTATGCATGAGGTAATTAAACAGACCGTTGTGCGTACATTACGCAGACCTGATCACAGAGAAAACACGAAGGGAGACACAACGTACGGTGCTTGCTCGTAAGCGTGCTAATGATTGCACAACGTGCACCAGCTGCTGCGCCGAAACGAACACGTACGGGCTTCCGACCAAACCACCATTAATTCCAGTGATGATTCTTCAGGCTCATCAGCCGGCTTCAAAGGCTACTCCACCTGAGGCCAAAGCAGCGGTCACGAAAACCTGAATGCACAATGATCATCATCATCTAGGAGTACATGAGCCTCAGATCGATGAGGTCCCGGAATCATGGCGAGATCGACCATCACCTAGGAGTGCATGCGTGAAAGTTTGAGCCTTGAGCGTGAGAgtatctccagccgttggggcttcccAGAAATTCGGCGCAATTTAGCGTCGGATTGATGTAATTTTTGGCTctggaggcccatttttccatcGGCGAGTTCGGGATGGATGAAAAGTTTTGATAAATAACGATGAATTCAGATAAAACAAGGCGAAATTCGTTCAAATATAAGCGATatttaaagatatttaacatataataaatgcgagttcgtacatatatagactaaattcgtacatatattcgaATTCGGCGACAGGGAAACAAGAAACTATATTTAATAACAgccttctacatgccgaaatggtggtagatggccgtgtagtcgccgccgtcatcatcgtcgctcgaGTTGCCGCCGTCCTCAGCCGGCGCCTCGTACCAATGGCTCGATCCAGACACTATGGTTGCCACGTGGCGGCGTCGGCCGGTagagctcgtcgtcgccgccgctctcCTCGTGTTTGATCGCCGGCACGGGCTTGGGCGCGATGTTTGGTGCGGCGGCCGGTGCGGTGGCGTGGACGGCGNNNNNNNNNNNNNNNNNNNNNNNNNNNNNNNNNNNNNNNNNNNNNNNNNNNNNNNNNNNNNNNNNNNNNNNNNNNNNNNNNNNNNNNNNNNNNNNNNNNNGCTAATACAAGGCATCAAACACCTGACACACAGAAAAGCATGTGCATCATAGTCTCCATCTCAACCAAACACCATAGCCCCATAACTTGAAGACCCCCAATCTCAGTCCACCATGAATTTCTCTGCGCTCCGTCAATGTCATATAAACCTATTCTTAGACATGTCCCATGGCACCGATACGAAAGCGAAACTTTGCGACACACCTCGTGAAGTAAGATCGGGCTGAATATAAGGGCGCCCACGAGCGAATCGATTATGATTCAGtatatcaagtggcgccatgtggcAATCATCGAAGATCTTTGACTGGGAGGACCGGAACACGTCAGCCGACCGATGGAGAAAGACAACATCAAGCAGATCGGCAAATTGATGATGGGAAATCAGCAAGGCCAAACCACCTTTATTTACACCAGTCCGCATCCCTCAAGCCACCATCCGGCTCCCACAGCAGGGTGTCGACTCACCGCCCATGACCGCCAGAACATCTCGCTACGCGGTTGGGAACATGGCCACCACCGCTCAGCCAATCGGGCGGGGGCATCACCATGGTGCCGACCATCTCCGCGTAGTTAGGAACCGCCGCACCATCCACAACCACAAACCTAGACCCACATGCCCACCAAGGCCCATAAGGCTCGGGACACCGCACTACAGAAACGCACAAGGTGCCGACGGGCCGCTCGGCACATGGCCTTTCCGGCCAGTGCCAGCAGGCAAGCCGTCGCAAGACAGCCTCTCCACCGTGACGGCGAGGTAATAGCGTCAGCTTGTGCCAACGGCTTCCGTCGGCACATATTTCAGCCATATGCTAACTGCAGCTGTCGACATAGCAATTTTTCATTTTACCACACTAATCttcaaaaatcataactaaatcattataattcagaaaaatacaaataatacatcaaaattttcagaaaaataagatctatcttggaaaaatatcaaattAGGAATATTTTAAATATCTCAGAAAACCTTCTAAAAATGAGCTATCTTGTCCGATGCACATTGGGATTTCTTACGATGTtgtaggaggaagttttccatttcatctcattgaaaaagccattttccatttttgaggtgtcaaaaaagggtgttttgtgaagaaaccaccaaattaaagtttcacattggtaccaacacatttttcaaaaatactagaccatctAAGCTGGACAATTTCTCAACTGGTGTATCTAGAACCTTTCCGTCAACCCCTCATGGAAAAGACAAATTCCCGCCGAATCaataggaggccgaccagattaaACTATAGGTACA includes:
- the LOC124687505 gene encoding probable WRKY transcription factor 12 → MQFDQNEEALMISSEHCGLYPLPALYRHSSSANHPAQTIVCEKPTAGFVPSFGAEEVSTSVTMRAGFEGASCNGHSGTWWRGSMAGEKGKMKLRRKMREPRFCFQTRSDVDVLDDGYKWRKYGQKVVKNSLHPRSYFRCTHSNCRVKKRVERLSTDCRMVITTYEGRHTHSPCDDTSSSGDHTTTCFSSF